The following proteins are co-located in the Corynebacterium kalinowskii genome:
- a CDS encoding Nif3-like dinuclear metal center hexameric protein, translated as MTTVGDIRAVLDQAYPPHLAESWDKVGLICGSPEATVTKVAFALDCTQAVAERAVEMGVQMLVVHHPLLLKGVTSVAADTPKGKVIHTLLTGGVALFAAHTNADSARPGVNDRLAELVGITPGRPILPKAATGTDKWGVMVPTADVEAVKAAIFAAGAGAIGDYSECAFSFSGEGQFRPDNNANPTIGSVGELEKVAETRVEFVAPVTARREIHAALLDSHPYEEPAFDCVTMESFPDLSTACGLGRVGELPEPITLREFTQQVANALPVTEWGVRAAGDPDQMVQKVAVSSGSGDSFLDAVTSLGVDVYVTSDLRHHPVDEYLRAGGPAVIDTAHWASEFPWCAQAAEIVATTGVATEIIDIRTDPWTLSAHAQ; from the coding sequence GTGACCACAGTTGGCGATATTCGCGCCGTGTTGGACCAGGCCTACCCGCCGCACCTAGCGGAATCTTGGGACAAGGTAGGGCTGATCTGCGGCTCTCCAGAGGCAACCGTGACAAAGGTGGCTTTCGCGCTGGACTGCACCCAGGCCGTGGCTGAGCGGGCGGTGGAGATGGGCGTGCAGATGCTCGTCGTGCACCATCCACTGCTGCTCAAAGGCGTGACCTCAGTGGCCGCCGATACCCCGAAGGGCAAGGTAATCCACACCTTGCTCACTGGGGGAGTAGCGCTGTTCGCGGCGCACACGAACGCCGATTCTGCGCGACCAGGTGTCAACGATCGATTGGCTGAGTTGGTCGGGATCACCCCGGGTCGACCAATTCTGCCGAAGGCTGCCACCGGCACCGACAAGTGGGGAGTGATGGTGCCGACTGCCGATGTGGAAGCCGTAAAGGCTGCGATCTTCGCTGCGGGAGCGGGTGCCATCGGCGACTACAGCGAGTGCGCTTTCTCCTTCAGCGGCGAAGGACAATTCCGGCCTGACAACAATGCAAACCCAACTATCGGCAGCGTGGGCGAGCTGGAAAAAGTAGCAGAAACGCGGGTCGAGTTCGTCGCGCCGGTGACCGCGCGCAGGGAGATTCATGCAGCGCTGCTCGACTCACACCCATATGAAGAACCGGCGTTCGACTGTGTCACCATGGAGTCCTTTCCTGACCTTTCCACGGCCTGCGGCCTGGGGCGGGTCGGTGAGCTGCCTGAGCCAATCACCTTGCGTGAGTTCACCCAGCAGGTAGCCAACGCGCTGCCTGTCACGGAGTGGGGAGTGCGCGCCGCTGGGGACCCAGACCAAATGGTGCAGAAGGTGGCCGTATCCTCTGGCTCCGGCGACAGCTTCCTTGATGCCGTCACCTCGCTGGGCGTTGATGTGTACGTCACCTCTGACCTGCGTCATCACCCCGTGGACGAGTATCTGCGCGCCGGGGGACCCGCCGTGATCGACACTGCACACTGGGCCAGCGAATTCCCGTGGTGTGCGCAAGCAGCCGAGATCGTGGCGACGACCGGCGTGGCCACTGAAATAATCGACATCCGTACCGACCCGTGGACCCTGTCCGCACACGCCCAGTAG
- a CDS encoding zinc ribbon domain-containing protein, which produces MKITQAEQKLLLELADLERTLDLGLTSGSAERTELEKLEKERDRQREVAASAQLNVADVELDIRRIQDDMGKLKRRFDADKAGLGAATDVDQRRDLEHDLANTSRRMSDLQQELKEAHDEIAAMRANVDRQGALLDDLERKVESAARAATAAEDAHSAQDASTRVTELRGHLSNEILAEYDDQRGIFGVGAAGFRGRSCGGCHIVLPPAALSEIRGTAADEMPRCPDCGTFLVRL; this is translated from the coding sequence ATGAAGATCACTCAAGCAGAACAAAAGCTCCTCCTGGAGCTCGCCGACCTCGAGCGCACCCTGGACCTGGGCCTTACCTCTGGATCTGCGGAACGCACCGAGCTGGAGAAGCTGGAGAAGGAACGCGACCGGCAACGCGAAGTCGCCGCGTCCGCGCAGCTCAACGTTGCCGACGTTGAGCTGGACATTCGCCGCATCCAGGACGATATGGGCAAACTCAAGCGCCGCTTCGATGCCGACAAAGCGGGCCTCGGTGCCGCCACGGATGTCGATCAGCGCCGCGACCTCGAACACGACCTTGCCAACACGTCCCGCCGCATGTCCGACCTGCAGCAGGAGCTCAAAGAGGCCCACGACGAGATCGCCGCTATGCGCGCAAATGTGGATCGCCAAGGCGCGCTTCTCGACGACCTCGAGCGCAAAGTCGAATCTGCCGCACGCGCGGCAACCGCTGCCGAGGACGCGCATTCCGCGCAGGACGCCTCCACACGTGTCACCGAGCTGCGCGGGCACCTGTCTAACGAGATCCTGGCCGAGTACGACGATCAGCGCGGCATCTTCGGCGTCGGGGCGGCCGGCTTCCGGGGACGTTCCTGCGGTGGCTGCCACATTGTGCTCCCACCTGCTGCGCTGTCCGAAATCCGTGGGACCGCTGCCGACGAGATGCCACGCTGCCCTGACTGCGGCACGTTCCTGGTGCGCCTATGA
- a CDS encoding bifunctional RNase H/acid phosphatase has protein sequence MKLIIEADGGSRGNPGIAGSGTVVYSASREILREIAYVVGKASNNVAEYHGLLRGLEAAAELGATEVAVYLDSKLVVEQMSGRWKIKHPDMKELALQAQQIARGFDSISYTWIPREKNKKADALSNVAMDACAAGNPVGILASESEPKAEPVSEPVAESKPDPKWNGAVSRPLRLLLLRHGETAMSVAKQYSGSSDPALTPRGEEMSQQVAARIASRGGIDAIVCSPLGRARQTAQFCADALGLDVQVMDELVELDFGDWEGKTFAEVIAQDAELHQKWLADTSIAAPGGESVQAVNRRVKRALDKLREQYPQGNVLVVSHVTPIKLLLRAALDAPTSIVNKIHLDLASLSIAEFYADGPTTVKLING, from the coding sequence ATGAAGCTGATCATTGAAGCCGACGGCGGGTCCAGAGGAAACCCTGGCATCGCTGGCTCCGGCACAGTTGTGTACTCCGCCTCGCGCGAAATCCTGCGGGAAATCGCCTACGTGGTGGGTAAAGCCTCCAACAACGTAGCCGAGTACCACGGGTTGCTGCGCGGGTTGGAAGCAGCCGCTGAGCTGGGAGCTACCGAAGTAGCGGTCTACCTGGACTCCAAGCTCGTGGTCGAGCAAATGTCAGGGCGCTGGAAAATCAAGCACCCCGACATGAAGGAGCTGGCACTTCAGGCGCAGCAGATCGCCCGCGGATTTGATTCGATCAGTTACACCTGGATCCCGCGCGAGAAGAACAAAAAAGCCGACGCTCTGTCCAACGTGGCGATGGATGCCTGCGCGGCGGGCAACCCAGTCGGAATATTGGCATCGGAATCGGAGCCCAAGGCGGAGCCTGTTTCGGAGCCCGTTGCAGAGTCAAAGCCGGACCCGAAGTGGAACGGGGCAGTAAGCCGGCCACTGCGCTTGCTGCTGCTTCGACATGGGGAGACGGCGATGAGCGTCGCGAAGCAATACAGCGGTTCCTCTGACCCAGCCTTGACCCCGCGCGGTGAAGAAATGTCCCAGCAGGTGGCTGCGCGCATTGCCTCACGTGGTGGTATCGACGCGATCGTGTGCTCGCCGCTTGGTCGCGCGCGCCAGACGGCCCAGTTCTGCGCTGATGCGCTGGGGTTGGACGTGCAAGTCATGGATGAATTGGTTGAGCTGGATTTTGGTGACTGGGAAGGTAAAACCTTCGCGGAGGTCATCGCGCAGGATGCTGAGCTGCACCAGAAATGGCTGGCAGACACGTCCATCGCTGCGCCAGGCGGAGAATCAGTCCAGGCGGTCAACCGAAGGGTGAAACGCGCACTAGACAAGCTGCGCGAACAGTACCCCCAAGGAAACGTGCTGGTAGTCAGCCATGTCACCCCGATCAAACTCCTGCTGCGGGCCGCGCTCGATGCCCCGACATCGATTGTCAACAAGATTCACTTGGACCTGGCATCCCTTTCGATCGCGGAGTTTTACGCCGACGGTCCGACCACAGTGAAGTTGATCAACGGGTAG
- a CDS encoding S-(hydroxymethyl)mycothiol dehydrogenase, whose product MTQTVSAIIARTKGAPVEKVSIVIPEPGPHDVVVKIQACGVCHTDLAYRDGDIEDAFPFLLGHEAAGIVETVGESVTHVAEGDFVVLNWRAVCGECRACRKGEPKYCFATHNASQKMTLEDGTELKPALGIGAFAEKTLVHEGQCTKVNPEEDPAVAGLLGCGVMAGLGAAVNTGEVGRGDSVAVFGVGGVGMAAIAGAKLAGATTIIAVDLSDDKLELARQFGATHTINSSGATGTGDSDSTVAQIREYTGGFGVDVAIDAVGRPETWTQAFYARDLAGTVVLVGVPNPTSRIDVPAIDVFGRGGALKSSWYGDCLPERDFPMYVDLHLQGQFPLGDFVSERIGLDEVEAAFDTMKTGKVLRSVVVL is encoded by the coding sequence ATGACTCAGACCGTTTCAGCAATCATCGCCCGCACCAAGGGAGCCCCGGTAGAAAAGGTATCCATCGTGATTCCGGAACCGGGGCCGCACGATGTGGTGGTGAAGATCCAGGCCTGCGGAGTCTGCCACACCGACCTCGCCTACCGAGACGGCGATATCGAGGATGCCTTCCCGTTCCTGCTCGGCCATGAGGCCGCTGGCATCGTTGAGACTGTCGGAGAGTCCGTCACCCATGTCGCCGAGGGCGACTTTGTGGTGCTCAACTGGCGCGCCGTGTGTGGTGAGTGTCGCGCCTGCCGAAAGGGCGAGCCGAAGTACTGTTTCGCCACCCACAACGCCTCCCAGAAAATGACACTGGAGGATGGTACTGAACTTAAGCCGGCGCTCGGCATTGGTGCTTTCGCAGAAAAGACCCTGGTACACGAGGGACAGTGCACCAAGGTCAATCCGGAGGAGGATCCCGCGGTGGCCGGACTGCTCGGCTGTGGCGTCATGGCAGGACTCGGCGCTGCAGTGAATACCGGAGAAGTCGGCCGGGGTGATTCCGTAGCGGTGTTCGGTGTCGGTGGCGTCGGCATGGCGGCCATCGCAGGCGCCAAGCTCGCGGGCGCGACGACCATCATCGCTGTGGACCTTTCCGATGACAAGCTCGAGCTGGCTCGCCAATTCGGTGCCACCCACACCATCAATTCCTCTGGCGCCACTGGCACTGGCGATTCCGATTCCACCGTCGCCCAGATCCGGGAGTACACCGGCGGTTTCGGCGTGGACGTGGCCATCGATGCTGTCGGCCGCCCGGAGACGTGGACGCAAGCGTTCTACGCCCGTGACCTCGCCGGAACCGTGGTGCTGGTTGGTGTGCCGAACCCAACCTCGCGTATCGACGTCCCAGCCATCGATGTCTTTGGTCGCGGCGGCGCCCTGAAGTCCTCCTGGTACGGTGACTGCCTCCCTGAGCGAGACTTCCCGATGTACGTTGACCTGCACTTGCAGGGTCAATTCCCACTGGGTGATTTCGTCTCCGAGCGCATCGGATTGGACGAGGTCGAAGCTGCCTTTGACACAATGAAGACCGGCAAGGTCCTCCGATCAGTGGTAGTGCTGTAG
- a CDS encoding MBL fold metallo-hydrolase, with translation MTLRIDHVVTNGIFALDGGEWEVDNNIWIVGDDSECYVIDAAHNAAPIIEAVGGRKVKGILCTHAHNDHITVAPELSEKLDAPIFVHPGDQMLWEETHGSLAHENLENLQTFQIAGTDIQVLNTPGHSPGSCCLYVPEAGELFSGDTLFQGGPGATGRSYSSFDTIIDSLQKSILTLPAEAIVRTGHGDHTTIGSEAPHLEEWIKRGH, from the coding sequence ATGACTCTTCGCATTGATCACGTAGTAACCAACGGAATTTTCGCGCTCGACGGTGGCGAGTGGGAAGTAGACAACAACATTTGGATCGTCGGCGACGATTCCGAGTGCTATGTCATCGACGCAGCTCACAATGCCGCGCCGATCATTGAAGCAGTGGGCGGCCGCAAGGTGAAGGGCATCCTCTGCACCCACGCCCACAACGATCACATCACCGTGGCTCCCGAACTCTCCGAAAAGCTGGACGCACCGATCTTCGTCCACCCAGGCGATCAGATGTTGTGGGAGGAGACCCACGGTTCGCTGGCCCACGAGAACCTGGAAAACCTGCAAACATTCCAGATTGCCGGCACTGACATCCAGGTGCTGAACACCCCGGGACACAGCCCAGGCTCCTGCTGCCTGTACGTGCCAGAAGCTGGCGAGTTGTTCTCGGGCGACACCCTCTTCCAGGGCGGACCCGGAGCGACGGGACGCTCATACAGCTCCTTCGACACGATCATCGATTCTCTCCAGAAATCTATCCTGACATTGCCTGCGGAGGCGATCGTGCGCACCGGACACGGCGACCACACCACCATCGGTTCTGAGGCACCACACCTGGAAGAGTGGATCAAGCGCGGCCACTAG
- a CDS encoding RNB domain-containing ribonuclease — MKLYAAALNFRPIAEEYSVPTDFTAQVHEEAANAQDRFAEGRVDRRDIEFVTIDPVGSMDLDQAVCITKIDGGYRVFYAIADVAAFVAPGSALEAESFKRGQTIYLPDEPARLHPEEISEGRASLLPDVDRPAVLWTFDLDANGEVTDSSVERVVVRSRARLDYDGVQADLEAGRLHPSVSLLPDVGKLRQASALRRSAVNLRLPSQRVDRRDDGRYELELEPRLDVMEWNSEISLLTGMVAGQMMAAAGIGVLRTLGPAMPKALKEFAIEAQALGFNFKPGRQPVGEFIASLDVTTLPGMAVMREAQKLLRGADYDVLAGAPSKDDVHAGVGGFYAHVTAPLRRLVDRFATETCLAIAAGTPVPEWASSRFDDIAESMRRTTALASNVDRACLRLTEATVLTPYVGDTFPAIVLASMPEQNKSRIFISEPPMLCGCAGSPEEAIEVTVRLEDADIEKRTVTFTWPA; from the coding sequence ATGAAACTCTACGCCGCCGCCCTCAACTTCCGGCCGATCGCCGAAGAATACTCCGTGCCCACGGATTTCACCGCCCAGGTGCACGAGGAGGCAGCCAACGCGCAGGATCGATTTGCGGAGGGCAGAGTTGATCGCCGAGACATCGAATTCGTCACCATCGATCCCGTAGGTTCGATGGATCTGGACCAAGCAGTGTGCATCACCAAGATCGATGGTGGCTACCGCGTCTTTTACGCGATCGCGGATGTTGCAGCTTTCGTCGCGCCGGGTTCCGCCCTAGAAGCCGAATCCTTCAAACGCGGCCAAACGATCTACCTTCCCGACGAGCCCGCACGCCTGCACCCCGAGGAGATCTCGGAAGGACGCGCCAGCTTGCTTCCCGACGTCGATCGCCCCGCAGTCCTGTGGACCTTCGACCTCGATGCCAACGGCGAAGTGACGGATTCGTCCGTAGAACGCGTCGTCGTGCGCAGTCGGGCCCGCCTCGACTATGACGGCGTGCAGGCTGACCTGGAGGCGGGCAGGTTGCACCCATCGGTGAGCTTGCTTCCGGACGTCGGCAAGCTGCGTCAGGCGAGCGCACTGAGGCGCAGCGCGGTGAACCTGCGCCTGCCGAGCCAGCGGGTTGACCGACGCGATGATGGTCGTTATGAGCTGGAACTCGAGCCTCGCCTGGACGTTATGGAGTGGAACTCGGAGATTTCTTTACTCACGGGCATGGTCGCGGGGCAGATGATGGCTGCGGCGGGTATTGGTGTGCTGCGCACCCTGGGGCCGGCGATGCCTAAAGCTCTCAAGGAATTTGCGATAGAGGCGCAGGCGCTGGGCTTCAACTTTAAACCCGGTCGTCAACCAGTGGGTGAGTTTATCGCGAGCCTAGATGTCACCACGCTGCCCGGCATGGCGGTGATGCGGGAAGCTCAAAAGCTGCTCCGCGGAGCTGACTACGACGTCCTTGCCGGTGCTCCTTCGAAAGACGACGTTCACGCGGGAGTCGGCGGTTTCTATGCGCACGTCACCGCACCCCTGCGACGCCTAGTGGACCGATTCGCCACCGAAACCTGCCTCGCCATCGCAGCGGGCACGCCTGTGCCGGAATGGGCGAGCTCCCGGTTCGACGACATCGCGGAATCCATGCGACGCACCACTGCGCTTGCCAGCAATGTCGATCGTGCATGCCTGCGGCTCACCGAGGCAACAGTGCTTACCCCTTATGTCGGCGACACTTTTCCAGCGATCGTGCTCGCGTCCATGCCGGAGCAGAATAAGTCCCGCATCTTCATCAGTGAGCCACCGATGCTGTGCGGTTGTGCTGGCAGCCCGGAGGAAGCCATCGAGGTCACGGTGCGTCTGGAAGATGCTGACATTGAAAAGCGGACCGTAACCTTTACCTGGCCCGCCTAG
- a CDS encoding galactokinase family protein, protein MPVWLHPDAQLIDRVAELHQQSYDSTVPRTAVSPATWNFLGEHTDHVGGLVINATAPLHVAVAASPREDDTIMVTTHELDVDGDVQSFTDSVTLYEVSQCAAQLQHGGSDASPSLTLGGPGVRLAGVVWSMVNRQYLSRDTKGFNITVVSEIPARVGLGDEVAAEVAFASILAESSEHKLDAPLKARLAEICASSAQLFSAVPSFRARYTAALRGSEDAFNIVDYADGSVTHAPMLRDATDYASFLVALPHDEPVTDIAERKRFVDEAAAAFGVDYLRRLPDATQRVTQWLTAMHKANEADDYPGLEEAHRWLSFFERETERATKASMVLRARKAKEALSLVGDSQRDLESLYQVVPEKETALANLCLARGALAVRSAAARLAGAVIVHAEAKKSTNLISDLAADGFTVVPLRGC, encoded by the coding sequence ATGCCGGTGTGGCTACACCCTGATGCCCAATTAATTGATCGCGTCGCCGAGTTACATCAGCAGTCTTACGATTCCACCGTGCCGAGGACTGCTGTTTCCCCTGCTACGTGGAATTTCTTGGGCGAGCACACCGATCACGTCGGTGGCTTAGTTATCAACGCGACGGCCCCACTACACGTCGCGGTGGCCGCGAGCCCGCGCGAAGATGACACCATCATGGTGACCACGCACGAGCTGGATGTCGACGGTGACGTTCAATCGTTCACCGACAGCGTCACCCTCTATGAGGTGTCCCAGTGCGCCGCGCAATTGCAGCACGGCGGCTCTGATGCCTCACCGTCACTGACGCTCGGTGGCCCTGGAGTTCGCCTCGCAGGTGTCGTCTGGTCGATGGTGAATCGTCAGTACTTGAGTCGTGATACCAAGGGCTTCAACATCACCGTTGTATCGGAGATTCCAGCGCGGGTCGGTTTGGGTGATGAAGTGGCCGCCGAGGTTGCCTTCGCGTCGATCCTTGCCGAAAGCTCCGAACACAAACTTGACGCTCCTCTCAAAGCGCGACTCGCCGAAATCTGCGCCAGCTCTGCGCAACTCTTTTCCGCGGTGCCGTCGTTCCGGGCGCGCTACACCGCGGCGCTGCGCGGGTCTGAGGATGCCTTCAACATCGTGGATTATGCTGACGGTTCTGTCACCCACGCGCCTATGCTTCGCGACGCCACCGACTACGCCAGCTTCCTCGTAGCACTACCCCACGACGAGCCGGTAACCGATATCGCCGAGCGCAAGCGGTTCGTCGACGAGGCTGCGGCTGCATTCGGTGTGGACTACCTGCGCCGACTTCCTGATGCTACGCAGCGCGTGACGCAGTGGCTGACGGCGATGCACAAGGCGAATGAGGCGGACGACTACCCCGGTCTTGAAGAGGCCCACCGCTGGCTTTCCTTCTTCGAGCGGGAGACGGAACGCGCAACTAAAGCATCAATGGTGCTGCGCGCCCGCAAGGCAAAGGAAGCGTTGTCGCTGGTCGGGGATTCACAGCGAGATCTAGAATCCTTGTATCAGGTGGTGCCGGAAAAGGAAACTGCGCTGGCGAACCTGTGTCTTGCGCGGGGCGCTTTGGCAGTACGCAGCGCAGCGGCCCGCCTGGCCGGCGCGGTCATCGTGCACGCTGAGGCCAAGAAGTCTACTAATCTGATCTCCGATTTGGCGGCCGACGGCTTCACCGTGGTCCCCCTGCGCGGCTGCTAG
- a CDS encoding CYTH and CHAD domain-containing protein yields MSKSTTPLTRALEVELKFATSPTTEVPELSSIVGIDTVASTVVHSLSARYYDTADLRLTRAKITLRRRTGGKDEGWHIKLPSDKGRIEIGAPLSDDAPQEILDPVRAIIRDLPLQVIAQVDNERHEHALADDQGTIYAEFCDDHVTSWSLLPAGIKQEWREWELELTPAGQEFEQAPELLESARAVFEAVGAVPSASPSKLVAALGNSINYAPLPPAMAELDEETAAFAVVNALRVNRDRLLEVDPQVRRDEWDSVHQMRVATRELRSLMQTFEGILTGEEYLNLEEELKLLAATLGIARDAEVVAERFQMLIGLDDDNIIDDASGEHLAHDMQRKYERAHRTILKVLNSKRYFDLLEGLENLIVNPPLAPSETESASVADVKHEEEAALFEHLVSAYKKLMKRHNVAVTEWEETETPLREREENFHNMRKAAKKLRYSADAVGRATGLKTKDLYAACKTMQSVLGDFQDSVTSRDELLALAESARKHGEDTFAYGVLYQREREIGMEALRGYNEAAKDIEEAYKKLSKSMKKEAARVAAKSQKASDAKDN; encoded by the coding sequence ATGAGTAAGTCCACTACCCCGCTAACCCGAGCACTGGAGGTCGAACTCAAGTTCGCCACCTCTCCGACCACTGAAGTGCCGGAACTTAGCTCCATCGTTGGCATCGACACCGTCGCATCCACCGTGGTGCACTCGCTGTCGGCCCGCTACTACGACACCGCCGACCTGCGCCTGACCCGCGCCAAGATCACCCTGCGCCGCCGCACTGGTGGCAAGGACGAAGGATGGCACATCAAGCTGCCGTCCGACAAGGGCCGCATCGAAATCGGCGCCCCGCTTTCCGACGACGCACCGCAAGAAATCCTCGATCCGGTACGCGCCATCATCCGCGACCTGCCACTCCAGGTCATCGCCCAGGTAGACAACGAGCGCCACGAGCACGCGCTTGCCGACGACCAAGGCACCATTTACGCCGAGTTCTGCGACGACCACGTCACTTCTTGGTCTTTGCTGCCTGCCGGTATCAAGCAGGAGTGGCGCGAATGGGAGTTGGAACTCACCCCGGCTGGACAGGAGTTTGAGCAAGCCCCTGAGCTGCTCGAATCCGCTCGCGCGGTCTTTGAGGCCGTCGGTGCCGTCCCATCCGCGAGCCCATCCAAGCTGGTCGCTGCCCTGGGCAACTCGATCAACTACGCACCCCTGCCACCTGCGATGGCGGAGCTGGATGAGGAGACGGCAGCATTTGCCGTCGTTAATGCCTTGCGGGTGAACCGCGACCGCCTCCTGGAGGTTGATCCCCAAGTCCGCCGCGATGAGTGGGACTCCGTGCACCAGATGCGTGTGGCCACCCGCGAGCTGCGCAGCCTCATGCAGACGTTTGAGGGCATCCTCACGGGCGAGGAGTACCTCAACCTGGAGGAAGAGCTTAAGCTGCTCGCCGCAACCTTGGGTATTGCCCGCGACGCCGAAGTGGTGGCGGAGCGGTTCCAGATGCTGATTGGGCTTGATGATGACAACATCATCGATGATGCTTCTGGCGAGCACCTCGCCCACGACATGCAGCGTAAGTACGAGCGCGCGCACCGGACGATCCTGAAGGTGTTGAACTCTAAGCGCTACTTCGATCTACTCGAGGGCCTAGAGAATCTGATTGTGAACCCGCCACTTGCCCCATCGGAAACCGAATCGGCATCTGTGGCGGACGTAAAGCACGAGGAAGAGGCTGCACTCTTCGAGCACCTAGTCAGCGCGTACAAGAAGCTGATGAAGCGCCATAACGTTGCCGTCACCGAGTGGGAAGAGACTGAAACCCCATTGCGCGAGCGTGAGGAGAACTTCCACAACATGCGCAAGGCGGCCAAGAAGCTGCGCTACTCCGCTGATGCTGTCGGCCGCGCCACAGGACTTAAGACGAAGGACCTGTACGCAGCCTGCAAGACCATGCAGTCGGTGCTTGGCGACTTCCAGGACTCCGTCACCTCTCGCGACGAGCTGCTCGCGCTGGCGGAATCCGCCCGCAAGCATGGTGAAGACACTTTCGCCTACGGCGTTCTTTACCAGCGTGAACGTGAGATTGGCATGGAAGCGCTCCGCGGGTACAACGAAGCTGCCAAGGACATCGAAGAGGCATACAAGAAGCTCTCGAAGTCAATGAAGAAGGAAGCCGCGCGTGTGGCAGCCAAATCTCAAAAGGCAAGTGACGCTAAGGACAATTAG
- a CDS encoding glutamine synthetase family protein, whose amino-acid sequence MNSQQEFVLRALEERDIRYIRLWFTDILGYLKSVAVVPAEIESAFEEGIGFDGSAIEGFSRVSEADTVARPDPSTFQVLPFEHDDSEPHSARMFCDITMPGGEPSWADPRQVLRRQLDAAAKEGFTCNIHPEIEFYLTKNLPTDGSAPQPTDVGGYFDQAMHDEAPHFRRDAIAALEAMGISVEFSHHEIGPGQQEIDLRYADALTMSDHIMTFRYLIKEVARRNGVYATFMPKPYQEHAGSAMHSHMSLWEGDSNAFHDPDDEYNLSRTAKQFIAGILHHAPEISAVTNQFVNSYKRLQFGNEAPTAATWGLSNRSAMVRVPTYSPGKIRSRRIEIRSLDSSANPYLAYSVLLAAGLKGIKEGYDLPDPAEDDISLLTRRERLAMGYVDLPQSLDQALALMEKSELVADALGEHVFEVFLRNKWRECRDYQAQVTPWELRTDLGY is encoded by the coding sequence ATGAATAGCCAACAGGAATTCGTGCTCCGGGCACTGGAAGAGCGCGACATCAGGTACATCCGACTGTGGTTCACAGATATTCTCGGATACCTCAAATCGGTGGCCGTGGTTCCGGCCGAGATCGAGTCAGCGTTTGAAGAGGGGATTGGCTTCGATGGATCCGCCATCGAGGGGTTCTCGCGCGTCTCGGAAGCCGACACTGTGGCTCGCCCTGACCCCTCCACTTTCCAGGTGCTGCCGTTCGAGCACGATGACTCGGAGCCGCATTCGGCCCGCATGTTCTGCGATATCACTATGCCGGGTGGCGAGCCGAGCTGGGCAGATCCCCGTCAGGTGCTGCGCCGCCAGCTGGATGCTGCGGCCAAAGAGGGCTTCACCTGCAACATTCACCCAGAAATTGAGTTCTACCTGACCAAAAACTTGCCTACCGATGGCTCGGCCCCACAGCCGACAGATGTGGGCGGTTACTTCGACCAAGCCATGCACGACGAGGCACCGCACTTCCGCCGCGATGCCATCGCAGCGCTGGAAGCCATGGGCATTTCTGTGGAGTTCTCCCACCATGAAATCGGCCCGGGCCAGCAGGAAATCGATCTGCGTTACGCGGATGCACTGACCATGTCAGATCACATCATGACCTTCCGCTACCTGATCAAGGAAGTTGCTCGGCGCAACGGGGTGTACGCCACGTTCATGCCGAAGCCGTACCAGGAGCATGCGGGTTCGGCGATGCACTCGCACATGTCCCTCTGGGAAGGCGATTCGAATGCCTTCCACGATCCAGATGACGAATACAACCTGTCTCGCACGGCAAAGCAGTTTATTGCCGGCATCCTGCATCATGCGCCCGAGATCTCGGCGGTGACCAACCAGTTTGTGAATTCTTACAAGCGGTTGCAGTTTGGCAACGAGGCCCCGACTGCCGCCACGTGGGGGCTGTCTAATCGCTCCGCAATGGTGCGCGTTCCTACCTATAGTCCGGGCAAGATTCGGTCCCGTCGCATCGAGATCCGCAGCCTGGATTCTTCGGCGAATCCGTACCTCGCCTACTCGGTTCTCCTCGCGGCTGGTCTGAAGGGAATTAAGGAAGGCTACGATCTTCCCGATCCAGCAGAAGATGATATTTCGCTCCTCACCCGCCGCGAACGCTTGGCCATGGGATACGTGGATCTGCCACAGAGCCTGGATCAAGCTTTGGCGCTGATGGAGAAGTCTGAGTTGGTGGCGGACGCGCTCGGCGAGCACGTCTTTGAGGTATTCCTGCGCAATAAGTGGCGTGAGTGCCGTGACTATCAGGCGCAGGTCACCCCGTGGGAGCTGCGCACCGATCTCGGCTATTAA